The window GGCGAGGCCTGGCAGCACGTCCAGGAGGGCCGCACGGAGAAGGACGGCGAGCTACCGATCAACACCTCCGGCGGGCTGAAGTCCAAGGGCCACCCGCTGGGCGCCAGCGGCGTGGCACAGGGAGTCGAGATCTACGAGCAGGTCGTCGGCGAGGCCGGGCCGCGCCAGGTCGAGGCCGACGTCGGCCTGGCCTGCAACGTCGGTGGGTTCGGTAACTGCGTGATCACGACCATCATGGAGGCTGGACAATGACTACCGTTGATCGCTTCCACGTCACGGACGAGAACTGCGCTCAACGACGTCACGCTCGTTCACACGGAGGTGAACTCGCATGACTTTCGATGCACACGTCTGCCCGAACGGGCACGCGACCTACCCAGGCCACACGCTCTGTCCGGACTGCGGCGAACCGCAGGACGAGACCGTCGACCTCTCAGACCGCGAGGCCGAGGTCGTCACCTGGACCCACAGCACGAAGACGCCGCCGGGCGTCCGCGAGCCGAACACCCTGGCCATCGTCGAGTTCGA of the Halomicrobium salinisoli genome contains:
- a CDS encoding Zn-ribbon domain-containing OB-fold protein yields the protein MTFDAHVCPNGHATYPGHTLCPDCGEPQDETVDLSDREAEVVTWTHSTKTPPGVREPNTLAIVEFDVSDELEDDVVRAIGQVTTDEVETGDTVEPVYVEELRDPEAGIKEPESQEWDGYRFRPVQ